One part of the Acinetobacter sp. XS-4 genome encodes these proteins:
- a CDS encoding DNA-3-methyladenine glycosylase I — protein MKTQRCGWCSNDPLYITYHDEEWGKPEHDEARLFEMLCLEGQQAGLSWITVLKKRESYRQHFFNHPIADIAAFTDDFLELKLSDAGLIRHLGKLKAIRDNAIAWQALKTQVGDVPTWLWQFVDAAPQNNDVEDYRQAPAQTELSVKLSKTLKKNGFKFVGPTTCYAFMQAVGMVDDHENSCQFKAS, from the coding sequence ATGAAAACTCAACGCTGCGGATGGTGTTCCAACGATCCACTCTATATTACCTACCATGATGAAGAATGGGGCAAACCAGAACATGACGAAGCAAGATTATTTGAAATGCTTTGTCTTGAAGGCCAGCAAGCTGGCTTATCTTGGATTACTGTACTGAAAAAAAGAGAAAGCTACCGTCAGCATTTTTTTAATCACCCTATTGCAGATATTGCTGCCTTTACAGATGACTTTTTAGAACTAAAACTATCCGATGCTGGTTTAATTCGTCACTTAGGTAAACTCAAAGCCATTCGTGACAATGCAATTGCTTGGCAAGCGCTTAAAACACAAGTGGGTGATGTTCCTACATGGCTTTGGCAGTTTGTAGATGCAGCTCCACAAAATAATGATGTTGAAGATTATCGCCAAGCTCCTGCTCAAACAGAACTAAGTGTAAAACTTTCCAAAACGCTTAAAAAGAATGGTTTCAAATTTGTCGGCCCAACCACCTGCTACGCTTTTATGCAGGCAGTAGGCATGGTCGATGATCATGAAAATAGTTGTCAATTTAAAGCTTCATAA
- a CDS encoding M23 family metallopeptidase — protein MRRFVSHFSLGFLIILLAACASAPKKPTPLPPAQVSKLKSMQLPNRLPVPVKGVDRDELKDTWGAARSQGRSHEGIDILAPRGTKVYSATEGLVADLRNNNLGGKVIWILGPAGTWHYYAHLDGHKRGLNVGDYIKKGDLIGYVGNTGNARYTSPHLHYGLYLDGKGRGAVNPYSYLR, from the coding sequence GTGCGACGTTTTGTTTCTCATTTCTCACTTGGTTTTCTCATTATTCTATTGGCTGCCTGTGCCAGTGCGCCAAAAAAACCTACACCACTTCCACCCGCTCAAGTTAGTAAACTTAAAAGTATGCAGCTTCCAAATCGGCTTCCAGTTCCAGTGAAAGGTGTCGATCGAGACGAATTAAAAGACACATGGGGAGCTGCTCGCAGTCAGGGTCGTAGTCACGAAGGAATTGATATTTTGGCTCCACGTGGAACCAAAGTGTACAGTGCAACCGAAGGCCTCGTTGCAGATCTTCGTAATAACAATTTAGGTGGCAAAGTCATCTGGATTTTAGGCCCAGCGGGAACATGGCATTATTATGCTCATCTTGATGGTCACAAACGTGGCCTAAATGTAGGGGACTACATCAAAAAAGGTGATCTAATCGGTTATGTCGGCAATACGGGCAATGCACGTTATACTTCACCACATCTTCATTACGGACTTTATCTAGATGGTAAAGGGCGTGGTGCTGTTAACCCTTATTCTTATTTACGCTAG
- the mutY gene encoding A/G-specific adenine glycosylase, with protein MPEFSFSDALLNWFDQHGRHDLPWQVADDPYKVWVSEIMLQQTQVKTVLQYFDRFMERFPTVETLGHATWDEVAPYWAGLGYYARARNLHKAAGLVTQQGKFPETLEEWIALPGIGPSTAGALMSLGLRQYGVIMDGNVKRVLARFFAIEDDLSKPLHEREMWKLAEELCPTHRNHDYTQAIMDLGATICTPKKPLCLYCPMQEHCQAYKQGLEQELPFKRPKKTPPVRTADVLIIQCEDEWFWQQRQAHGLWGGLICLPILENEHERLSLSQQFKLQPQPQTFQISHSFTHFTWLLNAHTFHVEPDQKEHLAIELEGQWLSPEQAIAKGVPTAMKKLISTSRS; from the coding sequence ATGCCTGAATTTTCTTTTTCTGATGCCCTCTTAAACTGGTTCGATCAACATGGTCGTCATGATTTGCCTTGGCAAGTTGCAGATGACCCATACAAAGTTTGGGTTTCTGAAATTATGCTACAACAGACTCAGGTGAAAACGGTTCTGCAATATTTTGACCGCTTTATGGAGCGCTTCCCAACTGTAGAAACCCTAGGTCATGCAACTTGGGATGAAGTAGCGCCTTATTGGGCTGGTCTTGGCTATTACGCTCGTGCACGCAATTTGCATAAAGCTGCTGGTCTTGTTACTCAACAGGGCAAGTTTCCTGAAACACTAGAAGAATGGATTGCACTACCCGGCATTGGCCCCTCTACCGCAGGTGCACTCATGTCTTTGGGTTTACGTCAGTACGGCGTCATTATGGATGGTAACGTAAAACGTGTCTTAGCCCGTTTTTTTGCCATTGAAGATGATTTAAGCAAACCTCTGCATGAACGTGAAATGTGGAAACTGGCTGAAGAGCTTTGCCCTACCCATCGTAACCATGACTACACTCAGGCCATTATGGATTTGGGCGCGACCATTTGTACGCCCAAAAAACCGCTGTGTTTATATTGCCCAATGCAAGAACATTGCCAAGCTTACAAACAAGGTTTAGAACAAGAATTACCTTTTAAGAGACCGAAAAAAACACCTCCTGTTAGAACCGCAGATGTTCTTATCATTCAATGCGAAGACGAATGGTTTTGGCAACAACGACAAGCTCATGGTCTATGGGGCGGTTTAATCTGTTTACCTATTTTAGAAAATGAACATGAGCGACTAAGCTTAAGTCAGCAATTTAAACTGCAACCTCAACCACAGACCTTTCAAATTAGTCATAGCTTCACTCACTTTACATGGCTACTTAATGCTCATACGTTCCACGTGGAACCTGACCAAAAAGAGCATCTAGCAATTGAACTTGAAGGCCAATGGTTGAGTCCAGAACAAGCTATTGCTAAAGGTGTTCCAACAGCTATGAAAAAATTGATCTCGACGAGTCGTTCGTGA
- a CDS encoding HIT family protein — protein sequence MTDKKCPYCEFDEYDIIDKNEFAVILPDSNPLSKGHCVVTPLRHVRSFFDITSKEHQGLLTLLEIARHETQLRHQPDGFHIGFNDGEVFGQNSDHFHIHVIPYYKNQPLKLDQRWGIQKD from the coding sequence ATGACTGACAAGAAATGTCCGTATTGCGAATTTGATGAATATGACATCATTGATAAGAATGAATTTGCTGTAATTTTGCCTGATTCTAATCCGCTATCTAAAGGCCACTGTGTGGTAACACCACTACGCCATGTTCGTTCTTTTTTTGATATCACCTCTAAAGAACATCAAGGCTTACTTACACTTCTTGAAATTGCGCGCCACGAAACACAACTTCGCCATCAACCAGACGGTTTCCATATCGGCTTCAATGATGGTGAAGTGTTCGGACAAAATTCAGATCATTTCCACATTCATGTCATTCCATACTACAAGAACCAGCCGTTGAAACTTGATCAACGTTGGGGCATACAAAAGGATTAA
- a CDS encoding dienelactone hydrolase family protein, producing MSTAIKTREIQYTAPDGSHLIGYFAAPDSETPIAGVIVGPEWWGRNEYSEQRARELAEHGYAALAIDMYGDKKVTSTAAQAYEWMMQTFENLDTVTDRANAALQTLAAQPEVDSEKLAAIGFCYGGKVVLDLARSGAPLKAVVTFHATLAPKAPAQKGNIQGEVLVLHGELDSMVTLEDVANFEKEMQAAEVKHEVVVLEGAKHGFSNPLADEKAKANGVDLGYNSEAEKQGLAKMYALLDRTLK from the coding sequence ATGAGTACAGCAATTAAAACCCGTGAAATTCAATATACTGCACCAGATGGCAGCCATTTAATTGGTTACTTTGCGGCTCCAGATAGTGAAACACCTATTGCGGGTGTGATTGTTGGTCCTGAGTGGTGGGGTCGTAACGAATATAGCGAGCAACGTGCACGTGAGCTTGCTGAACATGGTTATGCCGCGCTTGCAATTGATATGTACGGCGATAAAAAAGTGACCTCGACGGCAGCTCAAGCCTATGAATGGATGATGCAGACATTTGAAAATTTAGATACGGTTACTGATCGTGCCAATGCAGCGCTTCAAACTCTAGCGGCCCAACCAGAAGTAGACAGTGAAAAACTTGCTGCAATTGGTTTTTGCTATGGCGGTAAAGTTGTATTAGACCTTGCTCGCTCAGGTGCACCACTTAAAGCAGTTGTAACGTTCCATGCCACATTAGCACCGAAAGCGCCTGCTCAAAAAGGCAACATTCAAGGTGAAGTTTTAGTGCTACATGGTGAATTAGACAGTATGGTCACCTTAGAAGATGTTGCTAATTTTGAAAAAGAGATGCAAGCTGCTGAGGTTAAACACGAAGTAGTGGTTTTAGAAGGTGCTAAACATGGCTTTAGTAACCCACTTGCAGATGAGAAAGCTAAAGCGAACGGTGTAGACCTTGGCTACAATAGCGAAGCTGAAAAACAAGGCCTTGCTAAAATGTACGCTTTGTTAGATCGTACTTTAAAATAA
- a CDS encoding DUF1328 domain-containing protein, whose translation MFRWAIIFAVIALIASLLGFGGVAGLSKDFAVILLVVAVILAVIGFISRGRT comes from the coding sequence ATGTTCCGTTGGGCTATCATTTTTGCAGTGATTGCACTCATTGCCAGTCTATTAGGGTTTGGTGGTGTTGCAGGGTTATCTAAAGACTTTGCCGTGATTTTATTAGTTGTGGCTGTAATTCTCGCTGTAATTGGCTTCATTTCGCGAGGCAGAACGTAA
- a CDS encoding YcgN family cysteine cluster protein, with the protein MSTDTSLRPLFWKNYPLEQLTQIEWEALCDGCGLCCLVKLEDEDTHEVAYTKVACKLLDCDTGRCTDYPNRQQQVPDCLQLTVESLKTIHWLPSSCAYKRLNEGKNLPSWHYLNTGSRQSVVKAKKSVAGRCISEVDVHEDDLEDYVVRWVR; encoded by the coding sequence ATGTCTACCGACACCTCACTTCGTCCACTCTTCTGGAAAAATTATCCGCTAGAGCAACTCACTCAAATTGAGTGGGAAGCTTTATGCGATGGGTGTGGTTTGTGCTGTCTGGTCAAGCTTGAAGATGAAGATACCCATGAGGTGGCTTACACCAAAGTGGCTTGTAAATTACTCGATTGTGATACAGGACGTTGTACAGACTATCCAAATCGTCAGCAGCAAGTACCTGACTGTTTGCAATTAACTGTTGAGTCTTTAAAAACAATTCATTGGTTACCATCGAGCTGTGCTTATAAACGTTTGAATGAAGGAAAAAATCTACCGTCTTGGCATTATTTAAATACAGGCTCGAGACAAAGTGTCGTTAAGGCGAAAAAGTCAGTTGCTGGGCGTTGTATTTCTGAAGTCGATGTCCATGAAGATGATCTTGAAGATTATGTCGTACGATGGGTGCGTTAA
- a CDS encoding PQQ-dependent sugar dehydrogenase yields MMRRLAAPLLCSSVFLLMACGANNTNSKNLEQNTSAKTEQPTPVKQPYQTETFAHFDEPWAVTSLPDQRLLVTERQGKLKIFNPKNKQILDVQGIPAVNYGGQGGLGDIVLHPDFAKNHWVYLSYATKGQGGSGAVISRAKLDLSNANQPKLIDVKQIWQQVPKVSGQGHYGHRMLFGADGKLWVSSGERQKFDPAQNMKSNLGKILRLNEDGSAVVDNPFYKQGGITAEIWSLGHRNPLGMAFDRQGQLWVVEMGPKGGDELNIIVKGENYGYPIVSNGDHYSGQPIPDHHTRPEFKAPEIDWTPVISPSSLIIYRGQQFPVWQNKALIGGLSSEAIIVVDLEHKPVKEVQRLDMKKRIRGLHEAQDGSIWVIEDGSNARLLKLSKKPS; encoded by the coding sequence ATGATGAGACGATTAGCAGCCCCTTTATTATGTAGTAGCGTTTTTTTGTTGATGGCTTGTGGGGCTAATAATACAAATTCAAAAAATCTTGAACAAAATACGTCTGCAAAAACAGAACAGCCCACTCCAGTAAAACAACCTTATCAAACTGAAACATTTGCCCATTTTGATGAACCTTGGGCTGTGACCAGCTTGCCTGATCAGCGTTTATTAGTGACGGAAAGGCAAGGTAAATTAAAAATTTTTAACCCTAAAAATAAACAAATCTTGGATGTTCAAGGGATTCCAGCGGTGAACTATGGGGGACAGGGTGGTTTGGGAGACATCGTTTTACACCCTGACTTTGCTAAGAATCATTGGGTTTATCTCAGCTATGCTACAAAAGGACAAGGCGGATCTGGGGCCGTTATTTCACGTGCTAAATTAGATTTATCTAATGCCAATCAGCCAAAACTTATAGATGTGAAGCAGATTTGGCAGCAAGTACCTAAAGTTTCAGGACAAGGCCATTATGGACATCGTATGCTTTTTGGCGCAGACGGTAAGCTTTGGGTCAGTTCAGGTGAACGACAAAAGTTTGATCCTGCTCAAAATATGAAAAGTAACTTGGGTAAAATCTTGCGTTTAAATGAGGATGGTTCAGCGGTTGTAGATAACCCTTTTTATAAGCAAGGTGGAATCACTGCTGAAATATGGTCACTTGGACACCGTAATCCATTAGGTATGGCTTTTGACCGCCAAGGACAGCTCTGGGTAGTTGAAATGGGGCCTAAAGGTGGTGATGAGCTTAATATCATCGTAAAAGGTGAAAATTATGGTTATCCAATCGTTTCAAATGGAGACCATTATTCAGGTCAACCTATTCCAGATCATCACACTCGCCCAGAATTTAAAGCACCAGAAATTGACTGGACTCCCGTAATCTCTCCATCGAGCCTAATCATTTATCGCGGACAACAATTTCCTGTATGGCAAAATAAAGCATTAATTGGCGGGCTATCTTCAGAAGCGATTATTGTAGTGGATTTAGAGCATAAACCCGTGAAAGAAGTGCAAAGATTAGATATGAAAAAACGTATTCGTGGATTACATGAAGCCCAAGATGGCTCGATTTGGGTCATTGAAGACGGCTCAAATGCGCGTTTACTGAAGCTGAGTAAGAAACCATCTTAA
- a CDS encoding replication-associated recombination protein A, with protein sequence MSDTHIPLPERLRPRDLSEIIGQDHLLGEHAPLRQMIDQGHLPSIIFWGPPGVGKTTIALLLAQAIDRPFVSLSALNTGVKELREIIAESGDLLTPVVFIDEIHRFNKSQQDALLGAVEKGKITLIGATTENPSFEVNSALLSRCQVYTLNSLDSEAIQTLLNNALQADKFLKERYIHVEEYDALIQFAAGDARKALNLLDLIASTFEPEIENTITNAVVVKVAQQNIARYDKSGEQHYDLVSAFIKSIRGSDPDATLYWMARMLKGGEDPVFIARRMLIAASEDIGNSNPNALLLAGECFRSVQAVGMPEARIILGQTAVYLATSAKSNSTYLAINKALELAEKTANLPVPLHLRNAPTKLMKQQGYGINYLYPHDYPEHFVLQDYLPPELKGSKLYESARNKREVEGERLQQRRWQQEQ encoded by the coding sequence ATGTCAGACACCCATATTCCACTTCCTGAACGCCTGCGCCCGAGAGACTTGTCTGAAATTATTGGGCAAGATCATTTGTTAGGTGAACATGCGCCCTTACGTCAAATGATTGATCAGGGGCATTTGCCTTCTATTATTTTTTGGGGGCCACCAGGCGTTGGTAAAACAACAATTGCTTTACTTTTAGCTCAGGCGATAGATCGCCCATTTGTGAGTTTATCTGCGCTGAATACGGGTGTAAAAGAATTACGTGAAATCATTGCAGAAAGTGGTGATTTACTGACGCCTGTGGTTTTTATTGATGAAATTCATCGCTTTAATAAATCACAGCAAGATGCATTATTGGGTGCAGTTGAAAAAGGCAAAATTACCTTAATTGGCGCGACGACTGAAAACCCATCTTTTGAGGTGAATAGTGCGCTTTTATCTCGCTGTCAGGTCTACACTTTAAATAGTTTAGACAGCGAGGCAATTCAAACACTCCTCAATAATGCACTTCAAGCCGATAAATTCTTAAAAGAACGTTATATTCATGTTGAAGAATATGATGCTCTTATTCAGTTCGCGGCAGGTGATGCGCGTAAAGCACTGAATTTACTAGATCTGATCGCAAGTACATTTGAGCCAGAAATTGAAAACACAATTACCAATGCCGTGGTGGTGAAAGTCGCTCAGCAAAATATTGCGCGTTATGATAAATCGGGTGAACAGCATTACGATTTAGTTTCTGCCTTTATTAAATCAATTCGGGGTAGTGATCCAGATGCAACCCTGTATTGGATGGCTCGTATGCTTAAAGGCGGAGAAGATCCGGTTTTTATTGCCAGACGTATGCTGATTGCAGCCTCAGAAGACATCGGAAACTCTAACCCAAATGCGCTATTACTTGCAGGTGAGTGTTTCCGTTCTGTACAAGCGGTGGGTATGCCTGAGGCTCGAATTATTCTGGGCCAAACCGCAGTTTATTTAGCAACGAGTGCAAAAAGTAATAGTACTTACTTAGCGATTAATAAGGCTCTGGAACTTGCTGAAAAAACGGCAAATTTACCTGTGCCTTTGCATTTGAGAAACGCACCGACCAAGCTTATGAAACAACAAGGTTATGGGATTAATTATCTCTATCCTCACGATTACCCTGAGCACTTTGTATTGCAAGACTATTTACCGCCTGAGTTGAAGGGAAGTAAGCTCTATGAATCTGCAAGAAACAAGCGTGAAGTTGAAGGTGAGCGTTTGCAGCAACGCAGATGGCAGCAAGAACAATAG
- a CDS encoding formate/nitrite transporter family protein, whose amino-acid sequence MDHEIEEKKVEKTLSWREKMAVEEHEKLSPRLVYEIIRRDGAEELDRPTAALIFSGIAAGLVISFSFVFKAIIASYLPTDAIWTDLITNIGYTIGFLIAILGHMQLFTENTITTVVPLFKPFTFDKLRAVGRLWGIVILCNIIGTALASLFFLTTHLFTPDIDKALDELAHHVGSFSATQNMLKGIMSGLLIAALVWMLPSVSNKFLLIFFMTYLIGLGDFTHVVVGSTEMSYLVWQGDASINDYLFTFLVPTTIGNIIGGTGVFTLLIYGQVTEELE is encoded by the coding sequence ATGGATCATGAAATAGAGGAAAAAAAGGTCGAGAAAACCTTAAGCTGGCGTGAAAAAATGGCAGTTGAAGAACATGAAAAACTGTCACCCCGTTTGGTCTATGAAATTATCCGCCGTGATGGCGCCGAAGAGCTGGATCGTCCAACGGCTGCACTGATCTTTTCAGGGATTGCTGCGGGTTTAGTTATCAGTTTTTCATTTGTATTTAAAGCGATTATTGCCTCTTATCTCCCAACTGATGCGATCTGGACCGATTTAATCACCAATATCGGTTATACCATTGGGTTCCTAATCGCTATTTTGGGTCACATGCAGCTCTTTACCGAGAATACCATCACCACTGTTGTGCCTTTATTCAAACCCTTTACCTTCGATAAATTACGAGCAGTGGGCCGCTTATGGGGGATTGTGATTCTATGTAATATCATTGGAACAGCTTTGGCGAGTTTATTTTTCCTCACTACTCACCTGTTTACTCCAGATATTGACAAGGCGCTAGATGAACTTGCTCATCATGTCGGTTCCTTTTCTGCAACCCAGAATATGCTCAAAGGTATTATGTCAGGGCTGTTAATTGCAGCTTTGGTCTGGATGTTGCCTTCAGTCAGTAATAAGTTCCTGCTCATCTTTTTCATGACATATTTGATAGGACTGGGTGACTTTACCCATGTAGTGGTGGGTTCTACAGAAATGTCCTATCTCGTCTGGCAAGGAGATGCTTCCATTAATGACTATCTATTTACTTTCCTTGTTCCAACCACCATTGGCAATATTATTGGGGGTACAGGCGTGTTTACTCTGCTGATTTATGGTCAGGTGACTGAAGAACTGGAATAG
- the purC gene encoding phosphoribosylaminoimidazolesuccinocarboxamide synthase codes for MLKQTLLYTGKAKSVYETDNADHLILVFRDDASAFNGEKIEQLDRKGKVNNLFNAFIMEKLAAAGIETHFEKLLSPTEVLVKKLQMIPVECVIRNYAAGSLCRRLGVEEGKELTPPTFELFYKDDGLGDPMVNESQAIALDWATAEQLEQMKVLTYQVNDVLKALFAEGNMILVDFKLEFGVFHDRIVLGDEFSPDGCRLWDKDSKKKLDKDRFRQGLGGVVEAYEEVAARLGVDLSAI; via the coding sequence ATGTTAAAACAAACCTTGCTCTATACTGGTAAAGCAAAATCTGTATATGAAACAGACAATGCCGACCATCTGATTTTAGTCTTTCGTGATGATGCCTCTGCGTTCAACGGTGAAAAAATCGAACAACTAGATCGTAAAGGCAAGGTGAACAACCTTTTTAACGCCTTCATTATGGAAAAACTTGCTGCTGCGGGTATTGAAACGCATTTTGAAAAATTGCTTTCTCCAACTGAAGTGCTTGTTAAAAAACTTCAAATGATTCCAGTTGAATGTGTAATTCGTAACTACGCAGCTGGTTCTCTATGCCGTCGCTTAGGTGTAGAAGAAGGTAAAGAGTTAACTCCTCCTACATTTGAATTGTTCTATAAAGATGACGGTTTAGGCGACCCAATGGTTAACGAATCTCAAGCGATTGCTTTAGATTGGGCGACTGCTGAACAATTAGAGCAAATGAAAGTGTTAACTTACCAAGTAAACGATGTATTAAAAGCATTATTTGCTGAAGGCAACATGATCTTGGTAGACTTCAAGCTTGAATTCGGTGTTTTCCATGACCGTATCGTGCTTGGTGACGAATTCTCTCCAGACGGCTGCCGTCTATGGGACAAAGACTCTAAGAAGAAACTCGACAAAGACCGTTTCCGTCAAGGTTTAGGCGGTGTTGTTGAAGCTTATGAAGAAGTTGCTGCTCGTTTAGGCGTAGATTTATCTGCTATCTAA
- a CDS encoding lipoprotein-34 precursor (NlpB) — translation MQLRLGLVLAVSALSLAGCGRFAINNHSLDYKNAKQLAPLEYPADATVRPATPLYPAPTVDQLAIEHAPKFENQRGNRFALPRPEQTQGGNATADASAQTTTALGRPQLVTDGNKNPLLKVDGNTTEIWQYTKATLSTLNYNIIAQGSNQATIKVNDNTYVLKLTGVGSSHTLALFNVDNTFASPDVAAEVLNQIYQNWPA, via the coding sequence ATGCAATTACGTCTTGGTTTAGTCCTTGCAGTTTCAGCCTTAAGTTTAGCTGGTTGTGGTCGCTTCGCAATTAATAATCACTCTTTAGATTATAAAAATGCCAAGCAACTTGCCCCGCTTGAGTATCCTGCCGACGCAACTGTACGACCAGCGACACCTTTGTATCCTGCACCAACTGTTGACCAGCTCGCTATCGAGCACGCGCCGAAGTTTGAAAACCAGCGTGGTAACCGTTTTGCTTTGCCACGTCCTGAACAAACACAGGGTGGTAATGCAACAGCAGATGCATCTGCTCAAACGACCACTGCGCTTGGACGTCCTCAGCTTGTGACCGACGGTAATAAAAACCCATTATTAAAAGTTGATGGGAATACGACCGAGATCTGGCAATACACCAAAGCGACATTAAGTACTTTAAATTACAACATCATCGCTCAAGGCAGTAATCAGGCGACGATTAAAGTAAATGACAATACTTATGTGCTTAAACTTACTGGTGTAGGTTCAAGTCATACTCTTGCTCTATTTAATGTAGACAACACTTTTGCAAGCCCAGATGTGGCTGCTGAAGTGTTAAACCAGATTTACCAAAATTGGCCAGCCTAG
- the dapA gene encoding 4-hydroxy-tetrahydrodipicolinate synthase, whose translation MTQQAQTIQGSIVAIVTPMLKDGGVDWKGLEKLVEWHIEQGTNSIVAVGTTGEASTLSMEEHTQVIKEIIRVANKRIPIIAGTGANSTREAIELTKAAKDLGADAALLVTPYYNKPTQEGLFQHYKAIAEAVELPLILYNVPGRTGVDLANDTAVRLAEIPNIVGIKDATGDVPRGKALIEALNGKMAVYSGDDETAWELMLLGADGNISVTANVAPKAMSQVCAVAIAKDEQQAKTINNKIANLHNILFCESNPIPVKWALHEMGLIDTGIRLPLTPLAEQYREPLRNALKDAGII comes from the coding sequence ATGACTCAGCAAGCACAGACCATTCAAGGCTCAATCGTCGCAATCGTCACACCTATGTTGAAAGACGGCGGTGTAGATTGGAAGGGTCTTGAGAAGCTGGTTGAGTGGCACATAGAACAAGGTACAAACAGTATTGTAGCCGTCGGTACAACCGGCGAAGCCTCAACATTGAGCATGGAAGAGCACACACAGGTTATTAAAGAAATTATTCGTGTAGCCAATAAACGTATTCCAATTATTGCCGGTACTGGTGCAAACTCAACCCGTGAAGCAATCGAATTAACTAAAGCTGCGAAAGATCTTGGCGCAGATGCAGCTTTACTTGTGACGCCATACTATAACAAGCCAACTCAAGAAGGCCTATTCCAACACTATAAAGCGATTGCTGAAGCCGTAGAACTACCTCTTATTCTTTATAACGTACCAGGCCGTACTGGTGTAGATCTTGCAAACGATACAGCTGTACGTTTAGCAGAGATCCCTAATATTGTTGGTATTAAAGATGCGACAGGTGATGTGCCTCGTGGCAAAGCTTTAATCGAGGCTTTAAACGGTAAGATGGCTGTCTACTCTGGTGACGACGAAACTGCATGGGAACTTATGCTTCTCGGTGCAGACGGTAATATTTCGGTTACTGCAAATGTTGCACCTAAAGCAATGAGTCAAGTATGTGCTGTTGCAATTGCCAAAGATGAACAACAAGCGAAGACGATTAACAATAAGATTGCAAATTTACACAATATTCTATTTTGCGAATCAAACCCAATTCCTGTGAAATGGGCACTACATGAGATGGGACTGATTGATACTGGTATTCGTTTACCACTCACTCCTCTCGCTGAGCAATATCGCGAACCTCTCCGCAATGCCCTAAAAGATGCGGGAATTATTTAA